TGTCTGGAAATAATGATTCTAGCATTACGAAACATTTTTAAATCAATTAAACTTATTTCAACATATTGATGGCTTATCTCAGCTCTTTTTCCTTATTTGCTTTTATAATTTTATCTATTTGAACTTACCTAATTAAATAAAACCATGCGTTACTTAAAATTTTTATTTCTCGGATTCTTTCTCATGATTTCTTTTAATGGCAATTGTCAGGATAAAATTGTACAACAGGTTTTGAATCGTTTAAAAGCACAACAAACCTGCTGGAATAATGGTGACCTTGAAGGTTATCTAGAATTTTATGCTCCACTAGATTCTGTCCGAATGATTTACAGCGGCGGTGTAGTTTATGAAAAAAACAATATTGCCGATTTCTTTAAGAAATACTGGCCAAAAGAAAGAATGGGAAAACTAACCATGACCGATTTTGTTGTTGAACCTCTTTCAAAAAAAGATGCTTTTGTAAGCGCCAAATTTAGTGTCGAAGCTCCAAATGGAAAAAATAGTTCGGGACAATTTTCGGGGATAATGCGAAAAATAAATGGTCTTTGGTATTTGTATATTGATCATTCTGGATAAAAAAATTATAAGGAGAAAATCAACAATTAATCGATAATTATTTACAAAGAAAATAGCAAAACAATGACATTTTACTTTATTAAAACATGGTTGCTGATTATACTGTTCAGTCTTTTAATTTCAGGTGGTTTATTGTATCGTTTTTTTGAGATACAAGATGAGACTAAAAGTTTCTGGCTGGTTATACTTTCCAATTTGTCCTTTTTTTTCTCTTTAAGATTTGTTTTGTTCTTGTCTCTCTCATCCGTTACCATTTTTCTGAACCATTATGAACCTATTAGAAAAAACAGATTTTATTCATTAGCAACTTATTGCCTGATTTCGTTTACAACATTGTTTTGTTTTATGATAGGCGATTTATCTGTAAAGGAATTTAATTCCGATATACTCCTATCGGGCTGGAATTTTTTAGCAATGCTGGTTTTACCTCATTTAATAATATGTCTCACTGCCTATTTATTTTTTAGAAGAATGTTGAAAAACAGAAAAATTGACTGAGTTTTAACTTTCAAGTTTAAACAAATTAAAGTACTTTCGTACATAATGAATAGAAAATTAAAATCCATAAATGTAAAATGACATTAAAGCCCCTTCTATTATCTGCCTCTTTTTTAATCTTACTAGCTGCCTGCAACAAAAAAGAATCTTCTAAATTACAAAAACAGGATACTTCAAAAAATGCAACAGTAAAAACCGATTCTTTACAGGAAGGTGAAGCAACTCCGAGAAAAGAAAGTATCAATTTGTTTACAGTTATGCCTAAAGACAGCAGTGATATTGCTTTTGTTTCGCTTTCGGATATTTATCCTGTTGATGACGAAAAAGACACTCTTGCTTTGCCCAATATTGAAAAATTAGGAAAACATAATGCTCAGTATTTTGCTTTTTCCAAAAACTATAGAAAAAGATTTCTTTCTAAAACCAATATTGCAGAAACCGATTCAGTTTTTGTTTACGATTATGCCAAAAACAAACTGGCTTCTTTTTTAGTCAAAAATTTAAAAACTGCTGCAATGTTAAACGGATATTCTTCAGAAGAAGATTGGCCACATCATAATTACGATTTTATGATTGGTTTCGAAATCAACAAAAAACAGTTGAGTGGATTTAGCGAATATTATCGGGATGCTTTGGTCTATGTTGGTAAAGAAAATCCGTTTTCGAAAGAAGGTTTAAAACCAATTTCATGGAAAAAAATTGCTCCAAAAGATTATCCGTCTAAATCTTTAAAAAAAGAAGATAAAAATACGCTAAAGGGCACCAACGCTGGAAATACTTATTCTTATCAAACAGACAGTTATCAGTATTTTTTACAGGATTATCTAGATAGCAATAAAATAATTTATGCCAGACGTCTTTTAGTTACCGATTCCAAAACCAAAGAAATCATAATTGAAAAATTATACAGTCAAAGCGAAGGTACCTCTCCTGCTCCTTTAAATTATGAAAACGGAGACGATGCTGTTGAACAATATACAGGAAAACTTTTCAAGAATAAACCAGAAGTTGTATTTGGTTTTTTATATGAATCTTTTGGCTGTCCAGCCATTTCTATTATAGATAAATCAAACGAAGAAATTTACCTTCAATGTGATAATCGCCATTAAAATAATAATCTAAAAATATTTTTATGAGAATTTCAGCTTGGTTTTATAGTATAAATCTTCAAAAGTCCTTTGATTTTTACAAAAAGGTTTTTGATCTTGATGAAGAAGATTTAAAAAGTTCAAAAGGTTTTTCTGTTCCAATTGGCAACCATTTCGAACTTAAAATAAGTACCGCAGAAAGACCTCTAAATACCGGAAATATTGAGATAAATGAAGCCAATATAGAGGAAACATATGAAAGATTTATTAAAAACAACGTTACCGAAACTTCAGAATCAAATCCTCACAAAATGAAAAGCGGCACATTCTCTGGCCCTTGGGAGTATCCCGGCGGAATGGCATTATTTTTAAGAGACCCTGATAATCATTCTATTCTCTTTATGGAGTGGTAATTGGAATTCATGTCGGAAACTTTTTTATATCTAACAACGAAATTTAAAATATTACAAAATCATGTCTGAATTAAGTTCTCTATTCTGTAAAGTAAAAATCACCAAACTTCAGCTTGACAAATTTTTAAGCAGTTCTCCCGAAAAACCAGAACTAAACGATAATTGGTTAAAATGGTGGGACAGCCGACAAATGTATTCTAAAATGGCTCTGACCAGCGAACTGCTTCGCTCTTATGATGATGATACCAATCAAGAAGTTCTTAACGGCTGGATGGAGTACAAACAAGCAATGGCTTTCTCAGATTATGATGAAACTGCCGAAGAATGGCATTGGGGAATGATGTTTTTTAGTGAAAACTATTTGGAAATGCTTCCAATGTTTGCTTTCATCATCAGTCTGGAAAAATATGTAAGTGAAAGTGTAGAAAATATGGCAATTGTTTTTCCTTTCTTTTGGGGAGACAATGGTGTTCATGTCTATATTCATTTTGAAGAAGGAAAAGCCATTTTAAGTCCAACGGTACAAACAACCTACGATATTAGTCCTGAAATGCTGACTTATACAAAAGAATACCTCAATAAAAAGTGGGATGACTTAACAAAAGATATGGATTTGGATTAAAAAACTCAATTATGGATATTACCCATTCTTTTACCGATTCTGTTTTTAAACAATATGTTCTGGAGAATTTCTCTCAGGATAAAACAACAATTCAAACAAATGATGTCGAAAAGATTGTTTCACTGGACTTGAGTGTCCAAAAGTTAAAAAATCTAAACGGATTAGAATATTTTACTTCCTTAAAAAGTTTAAACTGTTCTTATAATAAACTGCAGTCTGTTGATGTCAGCCGTAATTTGCAGTTAGAAGAATTAATCTGTAATGAGAATGAAATGCTGTCGCTTGATTTATCAGCCAATACAGCACTTCAGCATTTGAACTGCGGTTTCAATCGGTTAAAAAAAATAAACCTGAAAAACAATACGCTTTTAAAAGAATTTATCTGTCATTGGAACTTATTGACTGATCTTTCTACAGAAAACAATTCGCTTTTAGAAGAACTGGACTTTTCATACAATCACATTTTTGGAGTAGAATTAGGAGAAAAACCTCATCTTAAACATCTAGAATGCAGTCAGAACGGTTTATTGAATCTCGATTTGAGCGGATGTATTTCATTGCAAACCTTACGATGCAGTAATAATGTACTCAAACAGCTTAATCTCCAAAACAACAAAGAACTCGAAGATTTACATTGTTTTTATAATCATATTTCCATTTTAGATATTAGTCAAAATACAATGCTTAAAAGACTCTATTGTTCTGATAATAAAATAGCAGTCTTAGATACCAGCAATAATTCTAAATTAGAATCTTTAGATTACGCCAATAATCTTATAAAAGAAGAAGATTATATCATTGACGGAATTGCGGTTTTCAAATATGATATTTCGTCCTCTACCTATTCTGCTTCATTAGTTTTTGAAGATTCCGAACTTTACGTTTCAACAGAAGTCAGAACCAAAAAAGAAATCGAAAAATTAAGTCCAATCATTACAAAACTGTATAAAAATTTCGCTCAGCTTAATCAGGAAGCTTTGACATTTATTCAGCAAAAACATCCAGATGAAAACATTGAAACTCTAAAAGCTTCGGATATTATTTTTGATGATGAAGAATCCTTCAGAATAGGTTACGATGCCGGCGATTCTCCTGCCGGCAGGTTATTTTTATATGTTTCTTTTGATGCAAAACTTAAAATGAGCGATGAAATAATTTATGAGACGTATTGATTTTTTTTTACTAAAAAATAAACAAAGCCACTTCTTAAACAGAAGTGGCTTTGTTGTTTTAATCGCTCATTATTAACTTATTATAATATAATTATAACTTTTGCTGGCTCTCTTCCAATACTTCGGCTTTTAATTTTATTTTTCCGTACAACTTATGGTAATTATACCCATGAGAATAGGCTTTCGCCCTTTCAGGGCTTGAGTGACTATATTCTTTCTCTTCAATAGTGCGTTGCACTATCTTAGTGGTTGGGCTCTTTCAGAGCTGTTTTTATCTGGTTGTACAAAGGACAAAGAACAATTCAGCAACAAAATGGGCTGAAAGCCCAATAGATACTACCATAGTGCAAAGCGCTATAAGAGTAGACTTCCAAAATGGGCTGAAAGCCCCAAAGAGATTAACATAGTGCGAAGCGCT
This portion of the Flavobacterium panacagri genome encodes:
- a CDS encoding oxidoreductase codes for the protein MTLKPLLLSASFLILLAACNKKESSKLQKQDTSKNATVKTDSLQEGEATPRKESINLFTVMPKDSSDIAFVSLSDIYPVDDEKDTLALPNIEKLGKHNAQYFAFSKNYRKRFLSKTNIAETDSVFVYDYAKNKLASFLVKNLKTAAMLNGYSSEEDWPHHNYDFMIGFEINKKQLSGFSEYYRDALVYVGKENPFSKEGLKPISWKKIAPKDYPSKSLKKEDKNTLKGTNAGNTYSYQTDSYQYFLQDYLDSNKIIYARRLLVTDSKTKEIIIEKLYSQSEGTSPAPLNYENGDDAVEQYTGKLFKNKPEVVFGFLYESFGCPAISIIDKSNEEIYLQCDNRH
- a CDS encoding VOC family protein, which encodes MRISAWFYSINLQKSFDFYKKVFDLDEEDLKSSKGFSVPIGNHFELKISTAERPLNTGNIEINEANIEETYERFIKNNVTETSESNPHKMKSGTFSGPWEYPGGMALFLRDPDNHSILFMEW
- a CDS encoding leucine-rich repeat domain-containing protein, translated to MDITHSFTDSVFKQYVLENFSQDKTTIQTNDVEKIVSLDLSVQKLKNLNGLEYFTSLKSLNCSYNKLQSVDVSRNLQLEELICNENEMLSLDLSANTALQHLNCGFNRLKKINLKNNTLLKEFICHWNLLTDLSTENNSLLEELDFSYNHIFGVELGEKPHLKHLECSQNGLLNLDLSGCISLQTLRCSNNVLKQLNLQNNKELEDLHCFYNHISILDISQNTMLKRLYCSDNKIAVLDTSNNSKLESLDYANNLIKEEDYIIDGIAVFKYDISSSTYSASLVFEDSELYVSTEVRTKKEIEKLSPIITKLYKNFAQLNQEALTFIQQKHPDENIETLKASDIIFDDEESFRIGYDAGDSPAGRLFLYVSFDAKLKMSDEIIYETY
- a CDS encoding YybH family protein — protein: MRYLKFLFLGFFLMISFNGNCQDKIVQQVLNRLKAQQTCWNNGDLEGYLEFYAPLDSVRMIYSGGVVYEKNNIADFFKKYWPKERMGKLTMTDFVVEPLSKKDAFVSAKFSVEAPNGKNSSGQFSGIMRKINGLWYLYIDHSG